A region of the Candidatus Omnitrophota bacterium genome:
AGGTTTACTTCGTGGTCGTTTCGCGGCGAAATATACTTCACATCCGGAGTCTGAGTGCTTGAGCGCATTGCGTTTGCAAAAATAGGCGCCATAATCACTATTGCCGCCAAAATGATCGAGGCCAAAAAACATATTTTTTTCATATAACCCTCCGAATTTTACCTCACCGACTCCTTGATCCATTTTAAATAATCGCTACTCACTTCGTCAATAGAAAAAGATACTATTTCCGGCACTTCGTAACTATGCAGATCTCTTATCGCTCTATCAATCCGGCTGAAATTCTTTTTTAAGCTTTTCATTATGAGGAGCGTTTCGCCCGTCCTTTCAATATGCCCCTTCCAGCGGAATATAGACCTCGCGCCCCGTATCATATTTGCGCACGCGATAAGTTTTTTCTTTATCAATTCGCCCGCTATGCGCTCAGCCTCTTTTTCTGTAGGGCAGGCGGTAAAGATTGCGATGCATCCGGATTTTTTCATTTTGTATATTTTAACCCTGTTTTTACGGTATTGCAATGTATCGTTACGATATCTTCTATATTCTCGGCGTAGCCTCCGGCGAGCACTACCGATACGGGCACGCCGAAATTTTCCGCGGTCTCAAAAATAAATTCGTCTCTCTTCTTTAAGCCGCCCACCGTCAATGAAAGATTGCCTATCTGGTCTCCTTCGTAAGGATCGGCCCCGGCTACATAAAGTATAAGTCCGGGCTTAAAATCGCTTATTATCTTCGGTATGTGTTCGCGCAGCCTGCCAAGGTAAATCCCATCAGAAGCGTAGTCCTCCAATCCTATATCCATATCGCTTTTCGGCTTATGAAACGGGTAATTATGTTCCTGATGTATAGAAAAGGTAAAGACATCTTTGTCGTCCCAGAATATATCTGCCGTACCGTTACCCTGATGCAGGTCGCAGTCGATGACCATCGCCTTTCGGATTTTTTTCTCCGAGACCATCTTCTTTATTGCTACCGCTACATCATTTAAGACGCAAAATCCTTCGCCGTGGTCCCGAAACGCGTGATGAAATCCTCCGCCTATATGTATGCCCACACCGCCGGCAAGCGCTATTTTCGAGCTTAATATCGTGCCGCCGACGCATACATAGGAAGAACGTACGATCTCCTCTGAATACGGCAGCTCAAGTGTAAATATGTCTTCGGCGCTAAGAGTGCCGTTTTTAAGCTTGCTTACATATTCTTTAGAATGAACGAGAAGTATGTCGTCATCGGATGCCGGCAGGGCAAATTCAAAATCACCCTCGCCGAGGACCTTCTCTTCCACAAGGCGAGCGCGTATCAACCGGTATTTCTCCGTAGGGAACACATGTGCCCCTATGTCCACTTCGTATTCGTCTGAATAGACGACTTTGTTTTTACCCATAGGCTTTGTAAAATATATTACCGTATCTTAATTCAGCTCGCCTATCATCTTATCAACGGCATTCGTCATCAGCCCCCAGTGCTCTTGGCTGTGAACGGCGAATTTCTGCTTCCTGCGCCAGCCGCCGTCCGGTTTCTTCTGCCAGAGATAAAAACACAATTGCTTTCTCCCCCACGACTCCACTAATACAACAGCCGACCACCAGCCGAATTTTTTATTTACTGTCACCGACTGCAGCACCTTTAGCGGGGAAGCTATCGGTATGAGCTCGTCCTTTATTACGTTTGGATCCGTCATCTTGCCCTCCCTCTTTTTTGCGTTCGTTGAGACTTTGGCACAACGGACATTTGGATATATTGCTGTTTATACTATCTACATATGTATGAGTGCATATGCTGCACTGCCATACATAAAATTTTTCCTCGCCGAAACTTGGAAGCTTTGTCTTCTCCTCAAAAAATATCCATAAAAGGAAAACGCCTATTACGGAAAAGAGAAGGTACAGAAACACCGCTTGTGATATATCCAGCTTTATCATAACGCGCTATTCCCTCGACAAAACTATCCTGGCCACGCCCCATTGCTCATTTTGGGTACTCGTTCCTAACGGCGTGAATTTCCAGTTTTTCAGGTACCTTATTCCCAGAAGGTCCGCGTCGGCATTACCCGAAGAGACGAGCGGTATTATTTCCTGGACATCCCCCTGAGGTGATACGGAAAATTTCAATTCCATATTAAAAGGCGCGGCGCCTGAAATAGGCTCGGGCACACGCGGTTTCTCAGGCTTATAAAAGACCTCTCTTGACGCTACGTCCCCCGAGATCTCACCTTCTTTTTGCCGAGCCGCACGCTTTGACTTCTTGGGGTGCCTCGTGAATGCCGGCACCTCTTTAGTTTCGCGAAAAGATATGCCGAGTGATTCGCCTATCTTCTCCTCACTTTTTTTCGCCATATCCATCGCGGCTTTATCTTGAACAGGGACTTCTTTCATCCATGTACGGATCTCGGGCGCTATCTTATTATTAACCTCATAATCTGTCCTCACCGCAACCGGTTTATTGGCCATCATTATATCAAGCGCTGTCTTTTCTAATATAGGCCCCAAAAACGAAATGGCGGTGAGCTCTCTCATCTTGTACCCGCCGGGTAACGCTACTATATTCACGGCGCTTATAGCTACGATGTGCCACAAAACTGATATAGCAAGCGCTATGCCGAAAGCCCTATTCACAAAAGTCAATCTATTCACGCGCTATTTGATCTCCTGCGAGGTTGCGATGTTTATCTGCGTAATACCCGCATCCCGGCACATGTCCCATATCTCCACTATCTTCCCCATAGAAGCGCGCCTGTCGGCTTTGATTAAAAGTGGTTTCTTTTCTTTTGCGGCAATCCTGAGCCTTGAGTCGAGTTCTTTAGTCGTGATGGCGCGCTCGTTAAGGTAGACCATATCGGAGCCGGTTATGAGTATTATGAGGCTCTTTTC
Encoded here:
- a CDS encoding divalent-cation tolerance protein CutA, producing the protein MKKSGCIAIFTACPTEKEAERIAGELIKKKLIACANMIRGARSIFRWKGHIERTGETLLIMKSLKKNFSRIDRAIRDLHSYEVPEIVSFSIDEVSSDYLKWIKESVR
- a CDS encoding histone deacetylase — translated: MGKNKVVYSDEYEVDIGAHVFPTEKYRLIRARLVEEKVLGEGDFEFALPASDDDILLVHSKEYVSKLKNGTLSAEDIFTLELPYSEEIVRSSYVCVGGTILSSKIALAGGVGIHIGGGFHHAFRDHGEGFCVLNDVAVAIKKMVSEKKIRKAMVIDCDLHQGNGTADIFWDDKDVFTFSIHQEHNYPFHKPKSDMDIGLEDYASDGIYLGRLREHIPKIISDFKPGLILYVAGADPYEGDQIGNLSLTVGGLKKRDEFIFETAENFGVPVSVVLAGGYAENIEDIVTIHCNTVKTGLKYTK
- a CDS encoding biopolymer transporter ExbD: MRFKRRTEIVKGQIDIAPLIDVVFQLLIFFMLTSSFIVQPGIKVNLPKAVTSEVLHEKSLIILITGSDMVYLNERAITTKELDSRLRIAAKEKKPLLIKADRRASMGKIVEIWDMCRDAGITQINIATSQEIK